A region of Pyxidicoccus parkwaysis DNA encodes the following proteins:
- a CDS encoding DUF1688 family protein → MSEKELGRAHVSPAVAWLRTPAAIRERCHQLLDLGLAGRLQHFRVEPSKLPVVVDTVLNVTRELYPKLDIPLHSRWGHFDAGGVARVKELEERLKDASPQERARAKLDLVVVSVLLDAGSGPKWRYRERGGGTWARSEGLAVASFRMFMDGLFSSDPDRPLRADAEALGRMTRESLAQGMQVSESNPLDGLEGRLHLLHGLAKVLPRPGALLDIITAQRRSVRAAELLGLVLEVLGPIWPGRVMVDAVNLGDVWPHSALGPVESVDALVPFHKLSQWLTYSLVEPLAEAGVQVTELDGLTGLPEYRNGGLFVDLGVLVPKDMKITTVALHPGDEPIVEWRALTVALLDRVAALVRGRLGMSVEELPLGKVLQGGTWTAGRRVAAEMRPGGVPPIRVDSDGTVF, encoded by the coding sequence ATGTCTGAGAAAGAGCTGGGCAGGGCACACGTCTCTCCCGCCGTGGCGTGGCTGCGCACGCCGGCCGCCATCCGCGAGCGCTGCCATCAGTTGTTGGATTTGGGGCTCGCGGGGCGCTTGCAGCACTTCCGCGTGGAGCCGTCGAAGCTGCCGGTGGTGGTGGACACCGTGCTCAACGTGACGCGCGAGCTGTACCCCAAGCTGGACATTCCGCTGCACAGCCGCTGGGGCCACTTCGACGCGGGCGGCGTGGCGCGCGTGAAGGAGCTGGAGGAGCGGCTGAAGGACGCGTCGCCGCAGGAGCGGGCGCGCGCGAAGCTGGACCTGGTGGTGGTGAGCGTGCTGCTGGACGCGGGCAGCGGGCCCAAGTGGCGCTACCGCGAGCGCGGCGGCGGCACGTGGGCGCGCTCGGAAGGGCTGGCGGTGGCCAGCTTCCGCATGTTCATGGACGGGCTCTTCTCGTCGGACCCGGACCGGCCGCTGCGCGCGGACGCGGAGGCGCTGGGGCGGATGACGCGCGAGTCGCTCGCGCAGGGCATGCAGGTGTCCGAGTCCAATCCGCTCGACGGGCTGGAGGGGCGGCTGCACCTGCTGCACGGGTTGGCGAAGGTGCTGCCCCGTCCGGGCGCGCTGCTGGACATCATCACCGCGCAGCGGCGCAGCGTGCGGGCCGCGGAGCTGCTCGGGCTGGTGCTGGAGGTGCTGGGCCCCATCTGGCCGGGCCGCGTCATGGTGGACGCCGTCAACCTGGGCGACGTGTGGCCGCACTCGGCGCTGGGGCCGGTGGAGAGCGTGGACGCGCTGGTGCCGTTCCACAAGCTGTCGCAGTGGCTGACGTACTCGCTGGTGGAGCCGCTGGCCGAGGCCGGCGTGCAGGTGACGGAGCTGGACGGCCTCACCGGCCTGCCCGAGTACCGCAACGGCGGCCTCTTCGTGGACCTGGGCGTGCTGGTGCCCAAGGACATGAAAATCACCACGGTGGCGCTGCACCCCGGTGACGAGCCCATTGTCGAGTGGCGCGCGCTGACGGTGGCGCTGCTCGACAGGGTGGCGGCGCTGGTGCGCGGGCGGCTGGGGATGAGCGTGGAGGAATTGCCGCTGGGGAAGGTGCTGCAAGGAGGCACGTGGACGGCGGGGCGGCGGGTGGCGGCGGAGATGCGGCCCGGTGGCGTCCCGCCCATCCGCGTGGACAGTGACGGCACGGTGTTCTGA
- a CDS encoding GTP cyclohydrolase II has protein sequence MADKKPVNHIRLTSHPDGDTPGVPIRWGDAEPLRRGPVVATLTEPAHRNVIGTHSGAYSVYRALAVAAGQLPQDHRADLKNTSPAAQVGPYPSWSDPARIVSLDPWGAIAPQVFRAYSEQDIDFRPTIAVTKAHINLPEIRDAIEAGRLKPDGDLLAANGDVKVTKAAVEPVWYLPGIAKRFGLTESALRRGLFEQTGGMFPELITRPDLHVFLPPIGGLTLYVFGEIASLADKNIPLAARVHDECNGSDVFGSDICTCRPYLVHGIEECVRQAQNGGSGLIVYLRKEGRALGEVTKFLVYNARKRQEGGDSAATYFHRTECVAGVQDMRFQELMPDVLHWLGITRIHRFVSMSDMKHDAIVSSGIEILERVPIPEELIPADAKVEMEAKKAAGYFTKGPVADAEALTQVKGRGLDV, from the coding sequence ATGGCAGACAAGAAGCCCGTCAATCACATCCGGCTCACCTCGCACCCCGATGGTGACACTCCGGGAGTCCCAATCCGTTGGGGAGACGCCGAGCCGCTGCGCCGGGGCCCCGTGGTGGCCACCCTCACCGAGCCCGCGCACCGCAACGTCATCGGCACGCACTCCGGTGCCTACTCCGTGTACCGCGCGCTCGCCGTGGCCGCCGGCCAACTGCCGCAGGACCACCGCGCAGACTTGAAGAACACCTCGCCCGCCGCGCAGGTGGGGCCGTACCCCTCGTGGAGCGACCCGGCGCGCATCGTCTCGCTGGACCCGTGGGGCGCGATTGCGCCGCAGGTCTTCCGCGCGTACTCGGAGCAGGACATCGACTTCCGGCCCACCATCGCCGTCACCAAGGCGCACATCAACCTGCCGGAGATTCGCGACGCAATCGAAGCCGGGCGCCTGAAGCCGGACGGGGATTTGCTCGCGGCCAACGGCGACGTGAAGGTGACGAAGGCGGCGGTGGAGCCGGTGTGGTACCTGCCGGGAATCGCCAAGCGCTTCGGGCTGACGGAGAGCGCGCTGCGCCGCGGCCTCTTCGAGCAGACGGGCGGCATGTTCCCCGAGCTGATTACGCGCCCGGACCTGCACGTCTTCCTGCCGCCCATCGGCGGGCTCACGCTGTATGTCTTTGGCGAAATCGCCTCGCTGGCGGACAAGAACATCCCGCTCGCGGCGCGCGTGCACGACGAGTGCAACGGCTCGGACGTGTTCGGCAGCGACATCTGCACGTGCCGGCCGTACCTGGTGCACGGCATCGAGGAGTGCGTGCGCCAGGCGCAGAACGGTGGCTCGGGCCTCATCGTGTACCTGCGCAAGGAGGGCCGCGCGCTGGGCGAGGTGACGAAGTTCCTCGTCTACAACGCGCGCAAACGGCAGGAGGGTGGCGACTCGGCGGCCACCTACTTCCATCGCACCGAGTGCGTGGCCGGCGTGCAGGACATGCGCTTCCAGGAGCTGATGCCGGACGTGCTGCACTGGCTGGGCATCACCCGCATCCACCGCTTCGTGTCGATGAGCGACATGAAGCACGACGCGATTGTGAGCTCGGGCATCGAAATCCTGGAGCGGGTTCCGATTCCGGAGGAGCTCATCCCCGCCGACGCGAAGGTGGAGATGGAGGCGAAGAAGGCCGCGGGCTACTTCACCAAGGGACCGGTGGCGGACGCGGAGGCGCTGACACAGGTGAAGGGACGGGGACTCGATGTCTGA